One part of the Moraxella sp. FZFQ2102 genome encodes these proteins:
- a CDS encoding universal stress protein: MYQHVLLVTDLKDDTDLVAQKAKWILDAEPQAQLSVLHIVEETMLGFGYELIPASALQEEIDDTRCQKARVRLAEVLSRNHLEAHHVNIKTAISGRKGIVDYCHQHAVDLVVIGRHKRTGLSAWIAGATADSILPDVDSDLLVVQLAAE; encoded by the coding sequence ATGTATCAACATGTACTACTGGTTACTGATTTAAAAGACGACACCGACTTGGTCGCCCAAAAAGCCAAATGGATTTTGGACGCTGAGCCACAGGCTCAGCTGTCGGTGCTGCACATCGTCGAAGAGACCATGCTTGGCTTTGGCTATGAGCTGATTCCTGCATCGGCGCTACAAGAAGAGATTGATGATACGCGCTGCCAAAAAGCGCGCGTACGCCTTGCTGAAGTGCTAAGTCGCAATCACTTAGAAGCGCATCATGTCAATATCAAAACCGCCATCTCAGGACGCAAAGGCATTGTGGATTATTGCCATCAGCACGCGGTGGACTTGGTGGTGATCGGTCGCCATAAGCGCACAGGCCTGTCTGCATGGATTGCTGGCGCGACTGCTGACAGCATCTTGCCTGATGTTGATAGCGATCTTTTGGTGGTTCAGCTTGCCGCTGAATAA
- a CDS encoding PspC domain-containing protein — MAKLIKLHRSQNHRMIAGVMGGIAEYLGWSPTMVRLAFVIISCASAAVPGILIYLVLWLMMPNATPASYADYGVYRS, encoded by the coding sequence ATGGCAAAACTCATCAAACTTCACCGCTCACAGAACCATCGCATGATTGCAGGGGTGATGGGTGGTATCGCTGAATATTTGGGATGGTCGCCAACGATGGTGCGCCTAGCTTTTGTGATTATCTCATGTGCAAGTGCCGCCGTGCCGGGGATTTTGATTTATTTGGTGCTGTGGCTGATGATGCCAAACGCCACACCGGCATCGTATGCAGATTATGGTGTCTATCGTTCGTAA
- the pnuC gene encoding nicotinamide riboside transporter PnuC, whose protein sequence is MKIALLDNITGFGKHDWSVYWVLIWFSCGLLALFFGFWTTTEQTALDWFYFAVSIIGLLCVVGLSFRKNIAGNGLGMLATAGEVVVQATSGAVGLMLAPLFNFFSHAYGVKYWASNTDADGDMVPKSANKYVWLLTVIFIIAGLLLFPAINRWLQAQGYGVISDDGSRFLGMIDFFWINVIGFVLSITAQATMILRYSFNWWLWILVNAVWLIVNIMTGNTIFAIQTVIYQVNAVVGLYGWYRSEQLAKGIH, encoded by the coding sequence ATGAAAATCGCATTACTGGATAATATCACTGGCTTTGGCAAGCACGACTGGAGCGTGTATTGGGTGCTGATTTGGTTCAGCTGCGGCTTGCTTGCGCTGTTTTTTGGGTTTTGGACGACGACCGAGCAGACAGCGCTCGACTGGTTTTATTTTGCGGTATCTATCATTGGTCTATTGTGCGTGGTGGGCTTAAGCTTTCGCAAAAATATCGCAGGCAATGGGCTTGGGATGCTTGCCACCGCAGGCGAAGTGGTGGTGCAGGCGACATCAGGGGCGGTGGGCTTGATGCTTGCGCCACTGTTTAATTTCTTTAGCCATGCTTATGGGGTCAAATACTGGGCAAGCAACACCGATGCCGATGGCGATATGGTGCCAAAATCCGCCAATAAATATGTCTGGCTATTGACCGTCATCTTTATCATCGCAGGGCTTTTGCTATTTCCTGCGATTAACCGCTGGCTACAGGCGCAGGGCTATGGTGTCATCAGTGATGATGGTAGTCGTTTTTTGGGAATGATTGACTTTTTTTGGATTAATGTCATTGGCTTTGTGCTATCCATCACCGCACAGGCGACGATGATTTTGCGTTATTCGTTCAACTGGTGGCTGTGGATTCTAGTCAATGCCGTGTGGCTTATCGTCAATATCATGACGGGCAACACCATCTTTGCTATCCAGACAGTGATTTATCAAGTCAATGCAGTGGTGGGCTTGTACGGCTGGTATCGCAGTGAACAGCTCGCCAAAGGCATCCATTGA
- the pgsA gene encoding CDP-diacylglycerol--glycerol-3-phosphate 3-phosphatidyltransferase, whose protein sequence is MSTDTPQTKPASVFNLPNNLTIARIVMIPLFVAIAYWPPALGIGVPAISDNAIARLGMSEFSDSLLRYFVLTLVFVLAALTDWLDGYLARKMNITSAFGRFLDPVADKLMVAAALIVLVQWHPNIVMATSAIVIISREIAVSALREWMAELGARTSVAVSYVGKLKTTFQMVAITVLLLNWESLEMIGYTLMVIAVILTLWSMMIYLKAAWPYLKQP, encoded by the coding sequence ATGAGTACAGACACACCGCAGACCAAGCCTGCATCGGTTTTTAATCTGCCAAACAACCTAACCATAGCACGCATTGTGATGATTCCTTTGTTTGTGGCGATTGCCTATTGGCCGCCGGCACTCGGTATCGGCGTGCCTGCGATTTCGGATAACGCCATCGCACGGCTTGGGATGAGTGAGTTTAGCGATAGTTTATTACGCTATTTTGTGCTGACTTTGGTATTTGTGCTGGCGGCATTGACCGATTGGCTTGATGGCTATTTGGCACGCAAGATGAATATCACATCGGCATTTGGTCGCTTTCTTGACCCTGTGGCGGACAAGCTGATGGTCGCTGCGGCGCTGATTGTGCTGGTGCAGTGGCATCCAAATATCGTGATGGCGACATCGGCGATTGTCATCATCTCTCGTGAGATTGCTGTGTCGGCACTGCGTGAGTGGATGGCGGAGCTTGGTGCACGCACGAGTGTGGCGGTGTCATATGTAGGTAAGCTTAAGACCACTTTTCAGATGGTCGCCATCACCGTGCTACTGCTCAACTGGGAATCGCTTGAGATGATTGGCTATACACTGATGGTGATTGCGGTGATTTTGACCCTGTGGTCGATGATGATTTATCTCAAAGCCGCTTGGCCGTATCTTAAGCAGCCGTGA
- a CDS encoding insulinase family protein, producing MDALHPSFELLDTRRIEALDITVLTARHRTTGAMHYHLACQNSENALMIGFATVPMTSRGEAHILEHVVLCGSEKYPVRDPFFSMIKRSLNTFMNAMTASDWTVYPFASQNKKDFFNLLSVYADAVFFPNIHPLDFAQEGIRIELDDDGKPQYHGIVFNEMKGAMSGEIDQLYYALTPHLFPTTTYHYNSGGDPAEIPKLSHADLVAFHQAHYHPSNAIIMSFGDIAVSDIQEKLHDDALSRFDDVAHPAQGKKFSSSLEQPLTAPVAVSDTYSSDSDGKQMTHHVLAWLLPTITDPKTRLSLRLVEGVLAEHSGSPLRAYLESHPHGTAPSPLLGLDDSHYQMVFYAGLRGSDAEYADAVQQGILDLLTDIANHPIADDVIETILHQIEIDQRHIGGDSMPYGLTLMLEGFSTAIHGGDPIDVWQIDEHLAWLKDKAFEPNWVQSLIRTHLIDNPHRVLLTMSPDTDKAARLIRDEEMKLAELDTQLTDNDRATIRQQSADLQARQATPDDVNLLPKVDLTDVPSDVAFTHAMHTTLATNMGDVPVHLYHAGTNGLYYYQLITPLTGEVADQVLNNPLLPLYLALLSEVGTSKHDARSFQAVQASHSSGVTARISQRTSIDDKDQMGSYFVLATRALNRKTEAIALVSEVLNDTIFSETDRIRELLQQKQSGWQSRLSGAGHAYAMQTAVRQMSRQAAIEYAYSGLPALATLKAFLVQAAQDESQWQLLTERLTALHQTMMSLPKQVLLVCEETASETLLPIIADQLSAQPSSQTSSPSSTPMLFDELSHLLHDDSHEDIAWLISTNVHHNAAAYPATTSGHADTPALMVLAPFLRNGYLHSAIREKGGAYGGGASFDSNSASFRFYSYRDPHCQETFAHFTKSIDWLLTTEHDDEQLTEAILGIIAGMDKPGSPAGEAVKSCFSELHERDQAWQQAMRAKILAVTIDDLKRVAMTYLKDKPHTKATLAPMEKEQAMSELGFVIKKLA from the coding sequence ATAGACGCATTACACCCAAGCTTTGAGTTGCTTGACACACGTCGCATCGAAGCACTGGATATTACCGTGTTGACCGCTCGCCATCGCACAACAGGGGCGATGCATTATCATTTGGCGTGTCAAAATAGCGAAAACGCCTTGATGATTGGCTTTGCCACCGTGCCGATGACTTCTCGTGGCGAAGCGCACATCCTAGAGCACGTGGTACTGTGCGGCTCTGAAAAATATCCTGTGCGAGATCCGTTTTTTAGTATGATTAAACGCTCGCTTAATACCTTTATGAATGCGATGACAGCCAGTGATTGGACGGTATATCCCTTTGCCAGTCAGAATAAAAAGGACTTTTTTAACCTATTATCCGTCTATGCCGACGCGGTATTTTTCCCCAACATTCATCCGCTGGATTTTGCCCAAGAAGGTATCCGCATCGAGCTCGATGATGATGGCAAACCACAGTACCACGGCATTGTGTTCAATGAGATGAAAGGGGCGATGAGTGGTGAGATTGATCAGCTGTATTATGCACTGACACCACACCTATTTCCGACGACGACTTATCATTATAATTCTGGCGGTGATCCTGCCGAGATTCCAAAGCTTAGCCATGCTGATTTGGTGGCATTTCACCAAGCGCATTATCATCCGAGCAACGCCATCATCATGAGCTTTGGTGATATTGCGGTGAGCGATATTCAAGAAAAACTTCATGACGATGCCCTAAGCCGTTTTGATGACGTTGCCCATCCTGCTCAGGGTAAAAAATTCTCATCATCACTAGAGCAGCCACTGACTGCCCCTGTGGCGGTGTCAGATACTTATAGCAGTGATAGCGATGGCAAGCAGATGACACACCATGTGCTGGCATGGCTTTTGCCAACCATCACCGATCCAAAGACTCGCTTATCATTACGCCTAGTCGAAGGGGTGCTGGCTGAGCATAGCGGTTCGCCGCTCAGAGCATATCTTGAGAGTCATCCGCATGGCACAGCACCAAGTCCGCTACTCGGCTTGGATGACAGCCATTATCAGATGGTGTTTTATGCAGGACTGCGTGGCTCAGATGCCGAGTATGCCGATGCGGTGCAGCAGGGGATTTTGGATTTATTAACTGATATTGCTAATCATCCGATTGCTGATGATGTCATTGAGACGATTTTGCACCAGATTGAGATTGATCAGCGTCATATCGGTGGTGATAGTATGCCGTATGGCTTGACCTTGATGCTTGAAGGCTTTAGTACGGCGATTCACGGTGGCGATCCGATTGATGTGTGGCAGATTGATGAGCATTTGGCATGGCTCAAGGACAAGGCATTTGAGCCAAACTGGGTGCAGTCATTGATTCGCACGCACTTGATTGACAATCCGCACCGAGTGCTACTGACCATGAGTCCTGATACGGATAAGGCGGCTCGCCTGATTCGTGATGAAGAAATGAAATTGGCAGAGCTAGATACGCAGCTTACTGATAACGACCGAGCCACAATCCGTCAGCAAAGTGCGGATCTACAGGCTCGTCAAGCCACCCCTGATGATGTCAATCTGCTGCCAAAGGTGGATCTGACCGATGTGCCAAGTGATGTGGCATTTACCCACGCCATGCATACCACGCTTGCAACAAATATGGGTGATGTGCCTGTACATCTGTATCATGCGGGTACGAATGGGCTGTATTATTATCAGCTGATTACACCATTGACCGGTGAAGTCGCTGATCAAGTGCTCAATAATCCGCTATTGCCACTGTATCTGGCACTATTATCCGAAGTGGGTACGAGTAAGCATGATGCACGCAGTTTCCAAGCGGTGCAAGCATCGCACTCATCAGGGGTGACGGCTCGTATCAGTCAGCGTACCAGTATCGATGATAAAGATCAAATGGGCAGTTATTTTGTGCTTGCCACTCGTGCACTCAATCGCAAAACCGAAGCCATTGCACTCGTGTCCGAAGTGCTAAATGATACCATCTTTAGCGAAACTGACCGCATCCGTGAACTACTTCAACAAAAACAAAGCGGCTGGCAGTCTCGTCTATCGGGCGCAGGGCACGCCTATGCCATGCAGACGGCAGTGCGTCAGATGAGCCGTCAAGCAGCGATTGAATATGCCTATTCGGGTCTGCCAGCACTCGCTACGCTCAAGGCATTTTTGGTGCAGGCAGCCCAAGATGAATCGCAGTGGCAACTGCTAACCGAGCGACTGACAGCACTGCATCAGACGATGATGAGCCTGCCAAAGCAGGTGCTACTGGTGTGCGAAGAGACAGCGAGCGAGACCCTATTGCCAATCATCGCCGATCAGCTATCGGCACAGCCAAGCAGTCAGACAAGCTCACCATCAAGCACGCCAATGCTATTTGATGAGCTTAGCCATCTACTGCATGATGATAGCCATGAAGACATCGCATGGCTGATCTCAACCAATGTCCATCATAACGCCGCTGCCTATCCTGCCACCACATCAGGTCATGCTGATACGCCTGCTTTGATGGTGCTTGCGCCATTTTTGCGTAATGGCTATCTGCACAGTGCCATCCGCGAAAAAGGCGGTGCTTATGGCGGTGGTGCAAGCTTTGATAGCAATTCGGCATCGTTTCGTTTCTACAGCTATCGAGATCCGCACTGCCAAGAGACTTTTGCGCACTTTACCAAGAGTATCGATTGGCTACTCACTACCGAGCATGATGATGAACAGCTGACCGAAGCCATCTTGGGCATCATCGCAGGCATGGATAAGCCGGGTTCGCCTGCTGGTGAAGCGGTCAAGTCCTGCTTTAGCGAGCTGCATGAACGAGACCAAGCATGGCAACAGGCGATGCGTGCCAAGATTTTGGCGGTCACTATCGATGATCTAAAACGAGTGGCGATGACTTATCTTAAGGACAAACCGCACACCAAAGCCACCCTTGCCCCGATGGAAAAAGAACAAGCCATGAGCGAGCTTGGCTTTGTGATTAAAAAATTAGCATAA
- the glyQ gene encoding glycine--tRNA ligase subunit alpha, giving the protein MTFQQIILTLQNYWASRGCVVLQPYDMEMGAGTFHTATFLRALTPEKWNAAYVQPSRRPTDGRYGDNPNRLQHYYQFQVVLKPNPANIQELYLGSLEALGIDTLTHDIRFVEDNWESPTLGAWGLGWEVWLNGMEVTQFTYFQQVGGIECFPVTGEITYGLERLAMYIQGVDSVYDLVWTDGEFGKVTYGDVFHQNEVEQSTYNFEYANVDKLFELFDFYEAEADRLVAVNLPLPAYEMVLKASHTFNLLDARGAISVTERQRFILRVRTLARKVAVSYTEARAKLGFPLADEAHKAEALEKWLPKDEQAENK; this is encoded by the coding sequence ATGACTTTTCAACAAATTATTCTCACTCTTCAAAACTACTGGGCGTCTCGTGGCTGCGTCGTGTTGCAGCCTTATGACATGGAAATGGGCGCAGGCACATTTCACACGGCGACATTTTTGCGTGCGTTGACCCCCGAAAAATGGAACGCCGCCTATGTGCAGCCATCACGCCGTCCGACCGATGGACGCTATGGCGACAACCCAAACCGCTTACAGCATTATTATCAATTCCAAGTGGTGCTAAAGCCAAACCCTGCCAATATCCAAGAGCTGTATCTCGGCTCGTTAGAAGCGTTGGGGATTGACACCTTAACCCATGATATCCGCTTTGTCGAAGATAACTGGGAATCGCCAACCTTGGGTGCGTGGGGCTTGGGCTGGGAAGTGTGGCTAAACGGCATGGAAGTCACGCAGTTTACTTATTTTCAGCAAGTCGGCGGTATCGAGTGCTTCCCTGTGACCGGCGAAATCACCTACGGGCTTGAGCGTCTTGCCATGTATATCCAAGGCGTCGATAGCGTCTATGATTTGGTCTGGACGGACGGCGAATTTGGCAAAGTGACTTATGGCGATGTGTTCCACCAAAACGAAGTGGAGCAGTCCACCTATAACTTTGAATACGCCAATGTCGATAAGCTGTTTGAATTGTTTGACTTTTATGAAGCTGAAGCGGATAGACTTGTCGCGGTGAATTTGCCATTGCCTGCTTATGAGATGGTGCTAAAAGCAAGCCATACCTTTAACTTGCTTGACGCTCGTGGGGCGATTAGTGTGACCGAACGCCAACGCTTTATTCTGCGAGTGCGTACGCTTGCCCGTAAAGTGGCGGTAAGCTATACCGAAGCCCGCGCCAAGCTTGGTTTCCCATTGGCGGACGAAGCCCATAAGGCAGAAGCGCTGGAGAAGTGGTTGCCAAAAGACGAACAAGCGGAGAATAAATAA
- the nfuA gene encoding Fe-S biogenesis protein NfuA gives MSELTSNIKITESAQDYLAELLAKQEVEGIGVRIFVEHAGTPRAECCMSYCQPDEVDEEDLHITYEKFTAHIDAPSIPYLHDAVIDYNKDRFGGQLTFRAPNSKVPQVGENASIEERINYILQSEINPNLASHGGSVELLEVIEDEAGLTAVLKFGGGCQGCSAVDVTLRQGVEVQLKQSIPELTQVVDSTDHSVADNAYYK, from the coding sequence ATGAGCGAATTAACTAGTAACATCAAAATCACCGAATCTGCCCAAGACTATCTGGCTGAACTGCTTGCCAAGCAAGAAGTGGAAGGCATCGGCGTGCGCATCTTTGTTGAGCATGCAGGCACGCCACGCGCTGAGTGCTGTATGTCGTATTGTCAGCCTGATGAAGTGGATGAAGAAGATTTGCACATCACCTATGAGAAATTCACCGCTCATATTGATGCGCCAAGCATCCCTTATCTGCATGATGCGGTGATTGATTATAATAAAGACCGTTTTGGTGGTCAGCTGACTTTCCGTGCACCAAATTCAAAAGTGCCTCAAGTTGGCGAAAATGCCAGCATCGAAGAACGCATCAACTATATACTACAGTCAGAAATCAACCCAAATCTTGCCAGTCATGGTGGCTCAGTTGAGCTACTTGAAGTCATCGAAGATGAAGCGGGTCTGACAGCGGTCTTGAAGTTTGGCGGTGGCTGCCAAGGCTGTTCGGCGGTAGATGTCACCTTGCGTCAAGGTGTGGAAGTACAGCTTAAGCAATCTATCCCTGAGCTAACCCAAGTGGTGGATAGCACCGACCACAGCGTCGCGGATAATGCGTATTATAAGTGA
- a CDS encoding DUF962 domain-containing protein → MSLFVSQKSLQSWLDDYAVSHQNPTNKSIHWLCVPVIFLCIVALLYHVHIALLAVIAVGVLFFYLRLSLVLFVQMLAFMALCVMIVYYLPVSVWFWVGLFVAAWIGQFVGHKIEGAKPSFFEDLQFLLIGPAWVVHDMGRRLGG, encoded by the coding sequence GTGTCATTATTCGTCAGCCAAAAATCACTACAATCATGGCTCGATGACTATGCCGTCAGCCATCAAAACCCCACCAACAAATCCATCCATTGGCTATGCGTGCCGGTGATTTTCCTATGTATCGTGGCGCTATTGTATCATGTGCATATTGCGCTATTGGCGGTGATTGCTGTGGGCGTGCTGTTCTTTTATTTGCGGTTATCACTGGTGCTATTTGTGCAGATGTTGGCGTTTATGGCGCTGTGCGTAATGATTGTCTATTATCTGCCGGTGTCGGTGTGGTTTTGGGTTGGGCTGTTTGTCGCCGCTTGGATTGGGCAATTTGTCGGACACAAAATCGAAGGTGCTAAGCCGTCATTCTTTGAAGATTTGCAATTTTTGCTCATCGGCCCTGCGTGGGTGGTGCATGATATGGGGCGACGATTGGGCGGCTAA
- a CDS encoding adenosine kinase, whose protein sequence is MYDVVGIGNALVDTEFKLSEENLANTGLARGNMTLADTNTQNALFAALDAQGIRPAKQAGGGSAANSMVAFAALGGTAFYQCRVGGDDMGDFYLGDLEQLGVATDVNFAVQNDGVTGSCAVLVTPDGERTMQTHLGTSSDICADNIKFDTLNGAKWLYLEGYLAMSPSVSDALTQLHTTARKHGVKVAVSFADPAVIKFAKEGLLAMLDRGVDAVFCNFEEASLFAEADGEADPVNALLKYSELVVITNSDKPTIIACRGDTGIIEHHIDAVPVSQVIDTNGAGDNYAGAFLYGLSQGLELPVCGKLAAEVAAAIVSQFGPRLSVADYQAIKAKTL, encoded by the coding sequence ATGTATGATGTCGTTGGCATTGGTAATGCCCTAGTTGATACTGAATTTAAACTGTCTGAAGAAAATCTTGCCAACACAGGTCTTGCGCGTGGCAATATGACCCTTGCCGATACCAACACCCAAAACGCGCTGTTTGCTGCCCTTGATGCGCAAGGCATCCGCCCTGCCAAGCAAGCAGGCGGCGGTAGTGCTGCCAATAGTATGGTGGCATTTGCTGCTTTGGGCGGTACAGCTTTTTATCAGTGCCGCGTCGGTGGTGATGATATGGGTGATTTTTATTTGGGCGACCTTGAGCAGCTGGGCGTAGCAACCGATGTCAATTTCGCTGTACAAAATGACGGCGTAACAGGCTCATGCGCGGTACTGGTCACGCCAGATGGCGAGCGCACCATGCAGACGCACCTAGGCACAAGCAGCGATATTTGTGCGGACAATATCAAATTCGACACCCTAAATGGCGCAAAATGGCTGTATCTGGAAGGCTATCTTGCCATGTCACCATCGGTCAGTGATGCACTGACTCAGCTACACACCACCGCTCGCAAGCATGGTGTCAAAGTCGCTGTCAGCTTTGCTGATCCTGCCGTGATCAAATTCGCCAAAGAAGGCCTCTTGGCGATGCTGGATCGTGGCGTGGATGCGGTATTTTGTAACTTTGAAGAAGCCAGTCTATTTGCCGAAGCAGATGGTGAAGCTGACCCTGTCAATGCCCTACTCAAATACAGTGAGCTCGTGGTCATCACCAACTCAGATAAGCCAACCATCATCGCTTGTCGTGGCGATACAGGTATCATCGAACATCACATCGATGCCGTCCCAGTCAGTCAAGTGATTGATACCAATGGTGCAGGCGATAACTATGCTGGAGCGTTCTTATACGGCCTATCCCAAGGGCTTGAGTTGCCTGTTTGTGGTAAGCTTGCCGCTGAAGTCGCCGCCGCCATCGTCAGTCAGTTCGGCCCTCGCCTAAGCGTGGCGGACTATCAAGCAATTAAGGCTAAGACTCTATAA
- a CDS encoding NAD(P)/FAD-dependent oxidoreductase — protein MSHTVDTIIIGAGASGLFCAFNVASFGKSVLVLDHANKAGKKILMSGGGRCNFINRQVEPRHFISQNPHFVKSALSKYGSDDFIALVNQHHIAYHEREHGQLFCDDSAKDILDMLLKQCQDFGVGIHLHTVIDSIRATDDNGFVLSTTHKKDGTTTTYQCQHLVIATGGLSIPTLGASGFGYQVAMQFGHTIVPTEAALVPFTFTDATGDLIKSQAGLSLDVIASNDKISFTLPLLFTHRGLSGPAMLQLSNYWHLGESITINLAPQTDITELLLSAKKSHPKQLVRTALAGILPKKLLTALENHLWQAHKDTELANLKDDTLRQIATTLNAWTLKPSGTEGYRVAEVTRGGVDTRDVSGKTMESRLQPNLYFIGEVLDVTGWLGGYNFAWAWASGYACAESIGMKW, from the coding sequence ATGAGCCATACAGTCGATACCATCATCATCGGTGCAGGGGCATCAGGGCTGTTTTGCGCGTTCAATGTGGCAAGCTTTGGCAAATCGGTGCTCGTGCTCGACCACGCCAACAAAGCGGGCAAAAAAATCCTGATGTCAGGCGGTGGACGGTGCAACTTTATCAATCGCCAAGTTGAGCCACGGCATTTTATCAGCCAAAATCCGCATTTTGTCAAATCCGCCCTGTCCAAATACGGCAGTGATGACTTTATCGCCCTAGTCAATCAGCACCATATCGCCTATCATGAGCGAGAGCATGGACAGCTATTTTGTGATGACAGTGCCAAAGATATTTTAGATATGCTACTAAAGCAGTGCCAAGACTTTGGCGTCGGTATCCATCTGCATACCGTCATCGACAGCATTCGTGCTACTGATGATAACGGCTTTGTACTTAGCACCACCCACAAAAAAGACGGCACAACCACCACTTATCAGTGTCAGCATCTGGTGATTGCCACAGGTGGTCTATCCATTCCGACACTTGGGGCGAGTGGCTTTGGCTATCAGGTGGCGATGCAGTTTGGGCACACAATAGTCCCCACCGAAGCTGCCTTAGTGCCGTTTACTTTTACCGACGCCACAGGCGATTTGATAAAATCACAAGCAGGGCTAAGTCTAGATGTCATCGCATCCAATGATAAGATAAGCTTCACACTGCCACTGCTATTTACACATCGTGGACTATCTGGCCCTGCCATGCTCCAGCTATCCAACTACTGGCACTTAGGCGAGAGCATCACCATCAATCTAGCACCGCAGACAGACATCACCGAGCTGCTATTGTCCGCCAAAAAATCACATCCAAAACAGCTTGTACGCACCGCTTTGGCAGGTATCCTACCCAAAAAACTACTCACCGCACTCGAAAACCATCTATGGCAAGCGCACAAAGACACCGAGCTTGCCAATCTCAAAGATGACACCCTACGCCAAATCGCCACAACGCTGAACGCTTGGACGCTCAAACCCAGTGGCACCGAAGGCTACCGAGTCGCCGAAGTCACTCGTGGCGGTGTCGATACTCGTGATGTCTCGGGCAAGACGATGGAATCTCGCCTGCAGCCCAACCTATATTTCATCGGTGAAGTGCTCGATGTGACAGGCTGGCTTGGCGGGTATAATTTTGCTTGGGCGTGGGCAAGTGGCTATGCCTGCGCCGAAAGTATCGGGATGAAATGGTGA
- the nadR gene encoding multifunctional transcriptional regulator/nicotinamide-nucleotide adenylyltransferase/ribosylnicotinamide kinase NadR: MTKASNALLIGDFAPLHLGHLADINDASKLANTLHIVITAPAGIATPSGRTPNLSDVARWVQVACQHFAFVRVHTVTSLGLSSVDFDYRSSRHANHSIDAICQALQLDDVIIASKHPLSQSTYPTAIIAATLDDGLMIQTNPLMNFDRLAPACRYFYTQTVCIVGGESSGKTTLIHKLANHYGATVALEMGRLYTHSHLGGTELGLQYSDYLPIAINHAKAITDATANATAPITLVDTDFATTQAFCEVYEKRTHPVVASLADNFRLDFTIYLDNNVAWVADGMRRLGNTKARSHFAQTLLDILARHDIHHHVIDDDNYHARYQQAVLWIDTHILGKMPTYSTRHPKDATL, translated from the coding sequence ATGACAAAGGCGAGCAATGCCCTACTCATCGGTGATTTTGCCCCATTGCATTTGGGTCATCTTGCCGACATCAACGACGCCAGCAAGCTTGCCAACACCTTGCATATCGTCATCACCGCACCCGCAGGCATCGCCACGCCAAGCGGTCGCACGCCCAATCTTAGTGATGTCGCCCGATGGGTGCAGGTGGCGTGTCAGCATTTTGCCTTTGTACGAGTGCATACGGTGACAAGTCTTGGCTTATCCAGCGTGGACTTTGATTATCGTAGCAGCCGCCATGCCAATCACAGCATTGATGCGATTTGCCAAGCCTTACAGCTCGATGATGTCATCATCGCAAGCAAGCACCCTTTGAGCCAATCCACCTATCCGACCGCCATCATTGCTGCCACCTTAGATGATGGCTTGATGATACAGACCAATCCTTTGATGAATTTTGACCGTCTTGCACCTGCGTGTCGCTATTTTTATACCCAGACGGTGTGCATCGTCGGTGGCGAAAGCTCGGGCAAAACCACACTCATTCATAAGCTTGCCAATCACTATGGCGCAACTGTCGCACTTGAGATGGGACGGCTTTATACACATTCGCACTTAGGCGGTACGGAGCTTGGCTTGCAGTACAGTGATTATCTGCCGATTGCCATCAATCACGCCAAAGCCATCACGGATGCCACCGCCAATGCCACCGCACCGATTACGCTTGTCGATACGGATTTTGCGACGACGCAGGCATTTTGTGAAGTATATGAAAAACGCACGCACCCTGTGGTGGCAAGCCTTGCCGATAATTTTCGCTTAGATTTCACCATTTATTTGGATAATAATGTCGCTTGGGTCGCTGATGGGATGCGTCGTCTTGGCAATACCAAAGCTCGTAGCCACTTTGCCCAGACGCTCCTTGATATCTTGGCTCGGCATGACATCCACCATCATGTGATTGATGATGATAATTATCACGCACGCTATCAACAAGCCGTCTTGTGGATTGATACGCACATACTTGGCAAGATGCCGACTTATTCTACACGACACCCAAAGGATGCCACCCTATGA